A section of the Acidobacteriota bacterium genome encodes:
- the nagZ gene encoding beta-N-acetylhexosaminidase gives MAHPSTAANIGQLLIIGFDGTEMSPRLASLLTRVQPAGVILFARNIASADQTHRLLRACQKHVATPLFTCVDLEGGTVDRFRNVLGPAPSPAQVFATGRRELYRKHGRIIGTNCRALGFNVDFAPALDLALKASRSVMSSRAVSADPKQVIIYAREFLRGLGDAGVLGCGKHFPGLGEANLDTHHELPSVEKTLRKLWAEDLVPYRTMHRALPFVMVSHAAFPLVTKEKTPASLSKKWITDILRKKIGYRGLICSDDLEMGGVLKAAPIEEATVGFIRAGGDLGLICHQEDYIVRAFAGLTREASRDRKFARRVEESVKRVLAFKRKWKPRRSPIPTDAATQKLTRQLWEFGEEIRLDSLEVEGQSA, from the coding sequence TTGGCGCATCCGTCGACCGCAGCGAACATCGGACAACTCCTCATCATCGGCTTCGACGGTACCGAGATGTCGCCGCGTCTCGCTTCCCTGCTCACTCGTGTCCAACCGGCCGGTGTGATCCTCTTCGCGCGTAACATTGCCAGTGCCGACCAGACGCATCGCCTGCTTCGCGCCTGCCAGAAACACGTCGCGACGCCCCTGTTTACCTGCGTCGACCTCGAAGGCGGCACGGTCGACCGCTTCCGCAACGTGCTCGGGCCCGCACCGTCCCCTGCGCAAGTCTTCGCCACCGGGCGCCGCGAACTCTATCGCAAGCACGGACGCATCATCGGCACGAACTGCCGCGCCCTTGGCTTTAACGTCGACTTCGCTCCCGCGCTCGACCTAGCCTTGAAAGCATCGCGCTCAGTCATGAGTTCCCGCGCAGTCTCCGCCGACCCGAAGCAGGTCATCATTTACGCTCGCGAATTCCTTCGCGGGCTGGGCGATGCCGGAGTCCTCGGCTGCGGCAAACATTTTCCCGGACTCGGTGAAGCCAACCTCGACACGCATCATGAACTCCCGAGCGTCGAGAAGACGTTGCGAAAACTGTGGGCTGAAGACCTGGTCCCTTATCGCACCATGCATCGCGCACTTCCCTTCGTAATGGTTTCGCACGCCGCATTCCCGCTGGTCACCAAAGAAAAAACACCCGCGTCGCTCTCGAAGAAGTGGATCACCGACATCCTCCGCAAGAAGATCGGCTACCGCGGCCTGATCTGCTCGGACGATCTGGAAATGGGCGGAGTGCTCAAAGCAGCGCCGATTGAAGAAGCAACGGTCGGATTCATTCGCGCGGGTGGAGATCTCGGACTGATTTGCCACCAGGAGGATTACATCGTGCGGGCGTTTGCAGGCTTGACTCGCGAAGCCAGTCGCGATCGCAAGTTTGCGCGGCGAGTCGAAGAATCGGTCAAACGCGTGTTGGCGTTCAAAAGGAAATGGAAGCCGCGGCGCTCGCCGATTCCGACCGACGCGGCCACGCAGAAACTCACCCGCCAGCTGTGGGAGTTCGGCGAGGAGATCCGGCTCGATTCGCTGGAAGTTGAGGGGCAATCCGCATGA
- a CDS encoding ABC transporter substrate-binding protein has product MIIESSPTNLDPRVGLDAQSARIDALIFDDLLERDEHLNVTPSLAERWEIPDPLTYVFHLRRDVKFHDGRTLTSRDVKWTFDSLLEGKIRSTKTGTYRILDRIDTPDERTVVFRLKEPSSTLLWNLSDGVIGIVPFGSGDEMTNHPIGSGPFRFVSAETDKEVILQRNDAYWGAAPHLSRVRFVVVPDATTQALELRKGSADLTINSPMPPDTVLTLERDPSLTVQRGPGTRLAYLAFNLRDPILKDVRVRQAIAYAVDRRPMIEHLWRNQVQAADSVLPRQSWAYDDHVSRYDFDPAKARLLLDAAGYPEVNGVRFHITMKTSTDENTRLMVAVMQQQLRGVGIVLDIRTFEFATFFSDVTHGAFQLYGLRWIGANEDPDIFEYAFHSAKFPPNGANRSFYSNPHLDALIDQGRRETDPNARKQIYAEVQQILATDLPYINLWYLDNVLVHTRRVKNVTLNPPGNYDFLKTAEMQ; this is encoded by the coding sequence ATGATCATCGAGAGCAGCCCGACCAACCTCGACCCTCGTGTCGGCCTGGACGCGCAATCGGCACGCATCGATGCGCTGATCTTCGACGATCTGCTTGAACGCGACGAGCATCTCAACGTGACGCCGTCGCTCGCGGAACGTTGGGAGATTCCCGACCCGCTGACGTATGTCTTCCATCTCCGCCGCGACGTGAAGTTTCACGATGGCCGTACGCTCACCTCCCGCGATGTGAAATGGACTTTCGATTCGCTTCTCGAAGGCAAGATCCGCAGCACCAAGACAGGAACGTACCGCATCTTGGATCGCATCGATACGCCCGATGAAAGGACCGTCGTCTTTCGCCTCAAAGAGCCGTCTTCCACTTTGTTGTGGAACTTATCGGACGGCGTCATCGGCATTGTGCCCTTCGGCAGCGGAGATGAGATGACCAACCATCCCATTGGCTCTGGCCCTTTCCGTTTTGTCAGCGCGGAGACGGACAAGGAAGTCATCCTGCAACGCAACGATGCGTACTGGGGAGCAGCGCCTCATCTCAGCCGTGTGCGTTTTGTCGTTGTGCCGGACGCGACCACGCAGGCGCTTGAACTACGCAAGGGTAGTGCCGACCTCACGATCAACTCTCCGATGCCGCCAGACACGGTTTTGACGCTAGAACGCGATCCTTCGCTCACTGTTCAGCGAGGACCGGGCACGCGGCTCGCCTACCTTGCGTTTAATCTGCGCGATCCCATCCTGAAGGATGTCCGGGTCCGCCAGGCAATCGCCTACGCGGTGGATCGCCGCCCGATGATCGAGCATCTATGGCGCAATCAGGTGCAGGCCGCCGACAGCGTGTTGCCACGCCAGAGCTGGGCCTACGACGATCATGTTTCTCGGTATGATTTTGATCCCGCGAAGGCCCGCCTCTTGCTCGACGCGGCCGGTTATCCGGAAGTGAACGGCGTGCGCTTTCATATCACGATGAAAACCTCGACCGACGAAAACACGCGATTGATGGTCGCGGTCATGCAACAGCAGTTGCGCGGAGTCGGTATCGTGCTCGACATTCGCACTTTCGAGTTTGCGACTTTCTTTTCGGACGTAACGCACGGCGCGTTTCAGCTCTATGGATTGCGCTGGATCGGCGCCAACGAAGATCCCGACATCTTCGAGTACGCCTTCCACAGCGCAAAATTTCCACCCAATGGCGCCAATCGCAGTTTCTATTCCAACCCCCATCTTGACGCCCTCATCGATCAAGGAAGGCGCGAAACCGATCCAAACGCGCGCAAGCAGATCTACGCTGAAGTGCAGCAGATTCTCGCCACGGATCTTCCCTACATCAACCTCTGGTATCTCGACAATGTGCTAGTGCATACGCGGCGAGTGAAAAATGTCACGCTGAATCCGCCCGGCAACTACGATTTCCTGAAGACGGCCGAAATGCAGTAG
- a CDS encoding DUF4126 domain-containing protein, whose product MKFGGTELVGLLVATSFAAGLNVYATVGTLGILAHLGVLALPPGIHLVASWWVIAASLVLFVIEFFADKIPAFDLIWNALHTFVRVPVAAVIAYSATSQLSPEKQLLATLAGGAIALAAHGGKTAARAAVTPSPEPVSNISLSMGEDVLAIFLVWFSTQHPVLSSMIVLALLIAIAVVVRWVIRALKNLFSGAEREAAELKA is encoded by the coding sequence ATGAAATTCGGGGGAACCGAACTCGTGGGTTTGCTGGTTGCCACCAGCTTCGCCGCCGGACTGAATGTGTATGCGACGGTTGGGACTCTGGGCATCCTGGCGCACCTCGGCGTGTTGGCTTTGCCACCGGGGATCCATCTGGTTGCCAGTTGGTGGGTCATTGCCGCTTCCCTCGTACTGTTTGTCATCGAGTTCTTCGCTGACAAGATTCCCGCTTTTGACCTCATCTGGAACGCGCTCCACACTTTTGTTCGGGTACCAGTCGCCGCCGTCATCGCTTATAGCGCCACGTCTCAGTTGTCGCCGGAAAAGCAGCTCCTGGCGACCTTGGCGGGCGGCGCCATCGCCCTGGCAGCACATGGCGGCAAGACCGCCGCGCGAGCCGCTGTGACACCTTCGCCGGAACCTGTTTCCAACATTTCTCTCAGCATGGGAGAGGATGTACTGGCAATCTTTCTGGTCTGGTTCTCCACCCAGCATCCAGTTCTGTCGTCCATGATCGTGCTGGCGTTGCTGATTGCGATTGCTGTGGTCGTCCGGTGGGTAATTCGGGCGTTGAAGAATTTGTTCAGCGGAGCCGAAAGAGAAGCCGCAGAACTGAAAGCATGA
- a CDS encoding TIGR00282 family metallophosphoesterase gives MNILFIGDIFGRPGRTIVKERLPGIVKDHAIDLVIANGENSAAGFGITPQLADELFDLGIDVMTTGNHVWDKREIIEYFQMADGNPHSPARRLLRPANFPAGMPGWGVYEGEKKGVGYAVVNLQGRVFMGSSDDPFRYVDKLLEKIKAKVIFVDFHAEATSEKVAFGWYLDGRVTAIVGTHTHIPTADEIVLPKGTAYITDVGMTGPYDSVIGVRKELVVDKFVSGMPARFEAATGDVRLCAVVVECDSKSGRATGMKRLMLR, from the coding sequence TTGAACATTCTCTTCATCGGCGACATTTTTGGCCGCCCTGGGCGGACCATCGTCAAGGAACGCCTGCCCGGCATCGTCAAGGACCATGCCATCGACCTCGTCATTGCCAACGGCGAGAACTCTGCTGCCGGATTTGGCATCACGCCGCAACTGGCCGACGAACTGTTCGATCTCGGCATCGACGTGATGACGACCGGAAATCACGTCTGGGACAAACGCGAAATCATCGAATACTTTCAGATGGCGGATGGCAACCCGCACAGTCCGGCGCGACGACTGCTGCGTCCGGCGAATTTTCCCGCCGGCATGCCCGGCTGGGGAGTGTATGAAGGCGAGAAGAAGGGCGTTGGCTACGCGGTGGTTAACCTGCAGGGGCGCGTGTTCATGGGGTCGAGTGACGATCCGTTTCGATACGTGGACAAGCTTCTCGAGAAAATCAAAGCCAAGGTGATCTTCGTCGATTTCCACGCCGAGGCCACGTCCGAAAAAGTTGCGTTCGGGTGGTACCTCGATGGACGGGTCACGGCGATCGTCGGTACGCACACGCACATTCCGACCGCGGACGAAATCGTGTTGCCCAAAGGGACCGCGTATATCACCGACGTGGGGATGACGGGCCCGTACGATAGCGTGATCGGCGTGCGCAAAGAGTTGGTCGTGGATAAGTTTGTCAGCGGGATGCCTGCACGTTTCGAAGCGGCGACCGGGGATGTCCGCTTGTGCGCGGTCGTGGTCGAGTGTGACAGCAAGTCGGGACGGGCCACGGGCATGAAGCGGTTGATGCTGCGTTAA
- the acs gene encoding acetate--CoA ligase produces the protein MSDAAGNQPHIDSTLDEQRKFECPAEFAQKAHLKSLAEYEALYKESIENPEKFWGRAAEELHWFKKWDKVLEWKSPWAKWFVGGQLNLSYNCLDRHVLTSRKNKAALIWESEPGEVRTYTYQQLWKEVQKFANVLKSLGVRKGDRVAIYMGMTPELPIAMLACARIGAPHSIVFGGFSSNALIDRIHDSQATAVITQDGSYRRGAEVKLFPAVEEALKSCPSVKSVVVYKRTGSPIHLQPGRDHWWHELMASVSDQCPAEPLDSEHPLYILYTSGTTGKPKGVVHTTGGYSVGTALTTKYVFDLKEEDTYWCTADIGWVTGHSYIVYGPLQNGATSVMYEGAPNFPEPDRFWSLIDKHDVNIFYTAPTAIRTFIKWGEQWPRKHRLDSLRLLGTVGEPINPEAWMWYREVIGHERCPIVDTWWQTETGSIMISPIPGAVATKPGSATKPFFGVAPEIVTIDGKAVPEGSGGFLVIRQPWPAMLRTIYGDPDRYVQQYWSQIPSTYFTGDGARKDKDGYYWIMGRVDDVLNVSGHRLSTMEVESALVAHEKVAEAAVVGRPDDIKGQAISAFVSLEHGVTPSEELKEELKRWVAKEIGSLAKPDDIRFTDMLPKTRSGKIMRRLLRELASSGDVKGDTTTLEDFGVIAKLKEQDEV, from the coding sequence ATGTCAGACGCAGCAGGGAACCAGCCCCACATTGATTCCACGCTGGACGAACAGCGCAAGTTTGAATGTCCAGCGGAATTTGCCCAGAAGGCGCACCTCAAGAGCCTGGCGGAGTATGAAGCGCTCTACAAAGAATCCATCGAGAATCCCGAAAAATTCTGGGGACGCGCCGCCGAAGAACTGCACTGGTTCAAGAAGTGGGACAAAGTCCTGGAATGGAAATCTCCCTGGGCGAAGTGGTTTGTCGGAGGCCAGCTCAATCTCTCCTACAACTGCCTGGACCGCCACGTTCTAACTTCGCGCAAGAATAAGGCGGCACTGATCTGGGAAAGCGAACCCGGCGAAGTGCGCACGTACACCTACCAGCAGCTTTGGAAAGAAGTGCAAAAATTCGCAAACGTGTTGAAGTCTCTGGGCGTCCGCAAAGGCGATCGCGTGGCGATTTACATGGGCATGACGCCGGAACTGCCGATTGCCATGCTCGCCTGCGCTCGGATCGGGGCCCCGCATTCCATAGTCTTTGGCGGATTTTCTTCCAACGCACTCATCGACCGTATTCATGATTCGCAGGCAACCGCCGTCATCACCCAGGATGGTTCGTACCGCCGAGGCGCTGAGGTCAAGCTGTTTCCAGCCGTCGAAGAGGCGTTGAAGTCTTGCCCGTCCGTGAAGAGCGTGGTCGTCTACAAGCGCACGGGATCGCCGATTCACTTGCAGCCGGGGCGTGATCACTGGTGGCATGAATTGATGGCCTCGGTTTCCGATCAGTGTCCTGCCGAGCCGCTCGACTCCGAGCACCCGCTCTACATCCTGTACACGTCGGGGACTACCGGTAAGCCGAAGGGCGTGGTGCACACGACCGGCGGATATTCGGTGGGCACGGCCCTTACCACCAAGTACGTCTTCGACCTGAAGGAAGAGGACACATACTGGTGCACAGCCGACATCGGATGGGTTACCGGGCACAGCTACATCGTCTACGGACCGCTGCAGAACGGCGCGACCAGCGTGATGTATGAAGGCGCTCCTAATTTTCCCGAGCCAGACCGTTTCTGGAGCCTGATCGACAAGCACGACGTCAACATTTTCTACACCGCCCCGACCGCGATCCGCACGTTTATCAAGTGGGGAGAGCAATGGCCGAGAAAGCATCGTCTCGATAGCCTGCGTCTGCTCGGGACCGTAGGCGAGCCGATCAATCCTGAAGCATGGATGTGGTACCGCGAGGTGATCGGTCATGAGCGTTGTCCGATCGTCGATACCTGGTGGCAAACCGAAACGGGCTCGATCATGATCTCGCCCATCCCCGGCGCAGTGGCCACCAAGCCGGGTTCGGCGACCAAGCCGTTTTTTGGCGTTGCCCCAGAGATTGTCACGATCGATGGCAAGGCAGTTCCGGAAGGCTCCGGGGGATTTCTCGTCATTCGGCAACCCTGGCCGGCCATGCTGCGAACCATCTATGGCGATCCCGACCGCTACGTGCAGCAATACTGGTCGCAGATCCCCAGCACCTACTTCACAGGTGACGGCGCTCGCAAAGACAAAGACGGCTACTACTGGATCATGGGCCGGGTCGATGATGTCCTCAACGTTTCCGGCCACCGGTTAAGCACGATGGAAGTGGAGTCAGCGCTGGTCGCTCACGAAAAAGTTGCCGAAGCGGCGGTGGTGGGCCGTCCAGATGACATCAAGGGGCAGGCGATATCCGCGTTTGTGTCGCTCGAACACGGCGTTACGCCCAGCGAGGAACTAAAAGAAGAGTTGAAACGCTGGGTTGCGAAAGAAATTGGCTCTCTCGCGAAGCCGGACGATATCCGCTTCACCGACATGCTTCCCAAGACACGCAGCGGTAAGATCATGCGCCGCCTGTTGCGCGAATTGGCCAGCAGTGGCGACGTAAAAGGCGACACCACAACCCTCGAAGACTTCGGCGTGATCGCCAAGTTGAAAGAGCAAGACGAAGTTTAG
- the mutS gene encoding DNA mismatch repair protein MutS, translated as MSEPSTPLMRQYSAIKKEHPNALLLFRLGDFYELFFEDAVVAARELQITLTSRNKEKGMAIPMCGVPYHAAEGYISKLIRRGYKVAICEQMEDARLAKKLVRREVTRVVTPGTAADSSLGSEENNFLAAVAAVGDRVGFAALDLSTGEFRATEFAGESAARRIQEELEQLRPRELLYGSSVPLLEGRARTEDGLPSLARPGQVRDLSPHGQGQRSTWAETPLDDWIFAPDHAVPLLENHFGVLSLEGFGLAGKPAAASAAGAILYYIRSTQRGALQHVDRIGFYERQNCLVLDAVTVRNLELIEPLFAGTDAGVTLFRGLDATVTPMGKRLLRAWMLRPSLDRSEIEARLDAVEGQVKDLIRREELRRALEGILDLERLLSRVTLETANPRDVLALSASLAKIPQVRSGLAGFAAARLGALHGLIDELADLRAKIDSTIVEEPPLTLSDGGVIAAGIDKDLDDLRDLSRNSKQYLAQVEQRERERTGIRSLKVKFNSVFGYYIEISKANQHLAPTDYERKQTLVNAERYTTPELKEYESKILDAQEKIVDIERRLFAELRTAIAAEAKRIRQTALALAEVDVLACLANVAALRNYCRPKFTEAPGEKAGDSGDLEIVDGRHPVIEQQELAAGSERFVPNDLFLNSTTHNIVVLTGPNMGGKSTYLRQAALIVILAQMGSFVPARSARLGIVDRVFTRIGASDNLARGRSTFMVEMTETAAILHTATPRSLILLDEVGRGTATYDGLAIAWAAVEYLHTRVHAKTLFATHYFELTELAEQLSGVKNYHVSVKETGGGVVFLRKVEPGAADKSYGIEVAKLAGLPNEVVVRAREVLAEHESAERQLSEHLTPGSQPERPAQLTIFTPLSQPVLEKLREADLNRMTPLEALNLLAELKRQID; from the coding sequence ATGTCTGAGCCCTCCACGCCGCTGATGCGGCAATATTCCGCCATCAAGAAAGAGCATCCCAATGCTCTGCTGTTGTTTCGGCTGGGGGATTTCTACGAACTCTTCTTTGAAGACGCGGTGGTGGCGGCCCGCGAATTGCAAATCACACTGACGTCGCGGAACAAGGAAAAGGGGATGGCCATCCCGATGTGCGGAGTGCCCTACCACGCCGCCGAGGGATACATTTCGAAGCTCATCCGCCGCGGATACAAAGTCGCGATCTGCGAGCAAATGGAAGACGCGCGACTCGCCAAGAAATTGGTGCGGCGCGAGGTCACGAGAGTCGTCACGCCGGGGACAGCTGCGGATTCGTCCCTGGGTTCGGAAGAAAACAATTTTCTGGCGGCCGTGGCGGCAGTTGGCGATCGGGTGGGATTTGCTGCCCTGGATTTGTCCACGGGCGAGTTTCGAGCGACCGAATTCGCCGGAGAATCGGCCGCTCGCCGCATTCAAGAAGAACTTGAACAGTTACGTCCAAGAGAGCTTTTGTACGGGTCTTCCGTACCGCTACTGGAGGGAAGGGCGAGGACTGAAGACGGCCTGCCGAGTTTGGCCCGGCCTGGACAGGTCAGAGACCTGTCCCCACATGGACAAGGGCAGCGGTCGACATGGGCAGAGACGCCTCTCGACGACTGGATCTTCGCTCCCGACCATGCCGTACCTCTGCTGGAAAATCATTTCGGCGTGCTCTCGCTCGAAGGCTTCGGACTCGCGGGCAAACCGGCAGCAGCATCGGCGGCAGGAGCGATCCTCTATTACATCCGCTCGACGCAACGCGGCGCGCTGCAGCACGTGGACCGCATCGGCTTCTATGAACGTCAAAATTGTCTGGTCCTCGACGCCGTCACGGTGCGCAACCTCGAACTGATCGAACCCCTCTTCGCCGGAACCGACGCGGGCGTCACGCTCTTTCGCGGGCTGGACGCAACCGTGACGCCGATGGGTAAGCGTCTGCTCCGCGCCTGGATGCTGCGGCCTTCGCTCGACCGTTCAGAGATAGAAGCGAGGCTGGATGCGGTGGAGGGGCAAGTCAAAGATCTGATCCGGCGCGAAGAGTTGCGGCGGGCGCTCGAAGGGATCCTCGACCTGGAGCGCTTACTGAGCCGGGTCACGCTGGAGACGGCAAACCCGCGGGACGTACTGGCGCTATCCGCTTCGCTTGCGAAAATTCCTCAGGTGCGAAGCGGGCTGGCAGGATTTGCGGCGGCACGGTTGGGCGCACTCCATGGCCTGATCGATGAACTCGCTGATTTGCGCGCCAAGATCGACAGCACGATTGTCGAGGAACCTCCGCTCACCCTGAGCGATGGTGGCGTGATCGCCGCGGGAATCGACAAGGATCTCGACGACCTTCGCGACCTGAGTCGCAACTCAAAACAATATCTCGCGCAGGTGGAGCAACGCGAACGGGAACGAACCGGCATCCGATCGCTCAAAGTAAAGTTCAATTCTGTATTTGGTTACTACATCGAGATTTCGAAAGCGAACCAGCACCTCGCTCCCACCGATTACGAACGCAAACAAACTCTGGTGAACGCCGAGCGGTACACGACTCCTGAGCTTAAGGAATACGAATCGAAGATTCTCGACGCGCAGGAAAAAATTGTCGACATCGAGCGACGTCTGTTCGCCGAGTTGCGAACGGCCATTGCAGCCGAAGCCAAGCGCATTCGGCAGACCGCGCTGGCCCTGGCTGAAGTGGATGTGCTGGCGTGCCTGGCAAATGTCGCGGCATTGCGCAATTACTGCCGCCCGAAGTTTACTGAGGCGCCCGGCGAGAAGGCGGGAGACTCCGGCGATCTCGAGATTGTCGACGGCCGCCACCCCGTGATCGAACAACAGGAACTGGCAGCGGGCAGCGAGCGCTTCGTCCCCAACGATCTGTTCCTGAATTCGACGACTCACAACATCGTTGTACTGACTGGCCCGAATATGGGAGGTAAGAGTACCTACCTGCGACAGGCCGCCCTGATCGTGATCCTGGCGCAGATGGGATCGTTCGTTCCCGCTCGCTCCGCACGCCTTGGCATTGTCGATCGTGTCTTCACCCGCATCGGCGCCAGCGACAACCTCGCCCGTGGACGCTCCACCTTCATGGTCGAAATGACCGAAACCGCAGCCATCCTGCACACCGCCACGCCGCGTTCGCTCATCCTGCTCGACGAAGTCGGACGCGGCACCGCCACCTATGACGGCCTCGCCATCGCCTGGGCCGCGGTTGAATACCTGCACACTCGCGTCCACGCCAAGACGCTCTTCGCCACTCATTATTTCGAGCTGACCGAATTAGCCGAACAACTCAGCGGCGTAAAGAACTACCATGTATCCGTAAAAGAGACCGGCGGAGGCGTAGTGTTCCTCCGCAAAGTGGAACCGGGCGCCGCGGACAAGAGTTATGGCATCGAAGTCGCCAAACTCGCGGGACTGCCGAATGAAGTGGTGGTGCGGGCGCGGGAAGTGCTGGCCGAGCATGAGTCGGCGGAGCGGCAATTGTCAGAACATTTGACCCCCGGTTCGCAGCCGGAACGTCCGGCGCAGTTGACGATCTTCACTCCGCTCTCGCAACCAGTGCTGGAGAAATTGCGAGAAGCGGATTTGAATCGGATGACACCGCTGGAGGCGCTGAATTTGCTGGCGGAGTTGAAGAGGCAGATTGACTAG
- a CDS encoding anhydro-N-acetylmuramic acid kinase, whose protein sequence is MIVAGVMSGTSADGINVALVRISERGRGRPRHTILAHAEYPFPAQVRRAILGMMNAESARVADIARLNFLLGELYSEAIGKTVRLHRAKIELVGCHGQTLYHQGTAAPFLGRMVAVTWQTGEGAVIAARLGVPVVSDFRPADMAAGGKGAPLVPFLDYAVYRDPRIGRIAQNIGGIANLTAIPSNAKADQVIAFDTGPGNMVMDAVTEKLFGKRYDRDGRIAASGQVLEDVVAQLMKAPFFRLKPPKTAGREEFGSVYAKEFLRRCGRADKRDIVATATALTARSIADAVQRYVARKRGAYQEMIVSGGGANNPTLMAMLRNELAPLGIALRFSDEFGVPTEAKEAVAFAILAYETWHRRPSNVPSATGAKRAAVLGKISYA, encoded by the coding sequence ATGATCGTCGCTGGCGTGATGAGCGGGACATCGGCGGATGGGATCAACGTTGCACTCGTTCGCATCAGCGAACGCGGGCGTGGGCGCCCGCGCCACACCATCCTCGCTCATGCCGAATACCCGTTCCCGGCTCAGGTGCGGCGGGCGATTCTTGGAATGATGAACGCGGAGTCGGCGCGCGTCGCTGACATTGCGCGGCTGAATTTCTTGCTGGGCGAACTTTACTCCGAGGCTATCGGCAAGACGGTCCGTTTGCACCGGGCAAAAATCGAATTGGTCGGATGTCACGGCCAGACGCTCTATCACCAGGGAACTGCGGCACCGTTTCTAGGACGCATGGTGGCGGTCACCTGGCAAACGGGCGAAGGCGCGGTGATCGCCGCCCGACTTGGTGTGCCGGTAGTTTCGGATTTTCGTCCCGCTGACATGGCCGCTGGTGGAAAGGGCGCGCCGCTGGTGCCGTTTCTCGACTACGCGGTCTACCGCGACCCGCGCATCGGACGCATCGCACAGAACATCGGCGGCATTGCTAACCTCACCGCGATTCCTTCCAATGCGAAGGCCGATCAGGTCATCGCCTTCGATACGGGTCCGGGCAATATGGTGATGGATGCGGTCACCGAGAAGTTGTTTGGCAAACGGTACGATCGCGACGGACGAATCGCCGCGTCCGGGCAAGTTCTTGAAGATGTGGTCGCGCAACTAATGAAAGCGCCTTTCTTCCGTCTGAAGCCTCCCAAGACTGCCGGCCGCGAAGAGTTCGGCAGCGTTTACGCGAAGGAGTTCCTCCGCCGCTGCGGACGCGCCGATAAGCGCGACATCGTCGCCACTGCGACCGCCCTCACCGCTCGGTCGATTGCCGATGCAGTCCAGCGCTACGTAGCTCGGAAGCGCGGCGCCTATCAGGAAATGATTGTGTCGGGCGGGGGCGCGAATAACCCAACGCTCATGGCGATGTTACGCAACGAACTTGCGCCGCTTGGGATTGCGCTGCGCTTCTCCGACGAATTCGGAGTGCCTACGGAGGCAAAAGAAGCGGTCGCGTTCGCGATCCTCGCTTACGAGACGTGGCACCGGAGACCGTCGAATGTCCCGTCAGCAACCGGAGCAAAGCGAGCAGCGGTTCTGGGGAAGATTTCCTATGCGTAA
- a CDS encoding PilZ domain-containing protein, with protein sequence MNLKCLLVSADEKTVRILRRVLSDLEILVEHCEAADGAIRKITRQRFESIIVDCSIPEEGASVLRAAKAAPANNRAIGIVLVDPALGMRGGFDMGAHFVLHKPISGERAKASFRAVRALMKRERRRQLRVPVQIPVECRAFGSAVVFKGSTLDLCEGGMAMQFPGPFPKENSLRFSLDLPGMDRKFEVEGELAWEGHRAQAGVRFKTISEEQLQTLRQWLNGQLPEAEPDDPPVSCTLTDLSLGGCYLKTVSPFPHGTRVTLSMKTAELSLRAGGVIRIVHPEFGMGVEFLQSTSEQHDQVHRLIETLRASGAKSPELLVEPDGLEGALPAEAAATAAGEDSLLELFRHKSKIPLDAFLEKMREQRQALEIH encoded by the coding sequence ATGAATTTGAAGTGTCTACTGGTGAGTGCCGACGAGAAAACCGTGCGCATCCTGCGCCGGGTTCTTAGCGACCTGGAAATCCTGGTCGAGCATTGCGAAGCCGCCGATGGGGCGATTCGAAAAATCACACGGCAGCGTTTTGAATCCATCATTGTGGATTGCTCGATCCCGGAAGAGGGTGCCAGTGTCTTGCGGGCAGCCAAGGCCGCCCCTGCCAATAATCGCGCCATCGGAATCGTGCTCGTGGATCCCGCACTTGGGATGCGCGGCGGCTTCGATATGGGAGCCCACTTTGTTCTGCACAAGCCGATTTCAGGAGAGCGCGCGAAGGCCAGCTTCCGAGCCGTCCGAGCCTTGATGAAACGGGAGCGGCGGCGGCAATTGCGGGTGCCGGTCCAGATCCCGGTCGAATGCCGCGCCTTTGGCAGTGCGGTGGTATTCAAAGGCAGTACTTTGGACCTTTGCGAAGGCGGGATGGCCATGCAGTTTCCGGGACCGTTCCCCAAGGAAAATTCGCTGCGTTTCTCGCTCGACTTGCCCGGCATGGACCGCAAGTTTGAAGTGGAAGGCGAATTGGCGTGGGAAGGGCATCGCGCCCAAGCCGGCGTCCGCTTCAAAACCATTTCCGAGGAACAGCTGCAGACGCTGCGCCAATGGTTGAATGGCCAGTTGCCTGAGGCCGAACCGGATGATCCGCCCGTCAGCTGTACATTGACCGACCTCAGCCTGGGCGGCTGCTATTTGAAGACAGTCTCACCCTTTCCCCATGGGACGCGCGTCACTTTGTCCATGAAGACCGCCGAGTTATCGCTGCGGGCAGGCGGAGTGATTCGTATCGTTCATCCTGAATTTGGTATGGGAGTAGAGTTCCTCCAATCCACAAGCGAGCAGCATGACCAGGTGCATCGGTTAATCGAGACACTGCGGGCAAGTGGAGCAAAATCGCCGGAACTGCTGGTCGAGCCTGATGGCCTGGAAGGCGCTTTGCCGGCCGAGGCGGCGGCGACCGCTGCCGGCGAGGATAGTCTGCTGGAGTTGTTCCGGCACAAATCGAAAATCCCGCTCGATGCGTTCCTTGAAAAGATGCGGGAACAGAGACAGGCATTGGAAATACATTAA